Proteins encoded together in one Chryseobacterium sp. G0201 window:
- a CDS encoding LTA synthase family protein, producing the protein MKFFKEFRKQEVLVLLYRIFLAYFFYQIARFLFWYFNKELIKVDSVSDYFGLAFHGIAFDTTAILYVNALFILLSLVPIIINTKKVYQKVLFWLYFITNGIAYAMNFGDFVYFKFAQTRLTSAAFQVAQHESNIFKVFTASIIQNPFILIWFIVLMWLWIFLYKKVKIEERKPVKLVPYFILSVVTLCLTAVLCVGGIRGDFKHSTRPINLVDANRFVKIPSQGNLVLNSTFSFFRTLNTNSFKEVHFVDEKFIDENIQPYKMYDRKVANKPNIVIFIVESFSREYSGAFNQNTKIKDYVSYTPFIDSLASQSLIFPNTFANGRQSIHGMSSVLAGIPSLTDAFTSSPYSNQKIQSIVSICNDLGYDTSFYHGAPNGSMGFLGFGNILGFKHYFGKTEYNHDEDFDGMWAIWDEPFLQYFAKNVGKTQPFMATVFTASSHHPFKIPEKYNGKFKKGTNQMHEPMQYTDYSIKKYFETAKKQPWYNNTIFVFTGDHTNEIYYPEYQKAMNRFAVPIILYSPNPEYNLKGVNPEEAQQIDIYPTLADLIGYNKRIRSWGRSLVSDKKYPAIIANSDGGVEQFIIGNYIYRFDGKNVVGIFDKLDLGLEKNLMDQLKSNPEVQKGQEIAKAWYQDYMDKVINRKLY; encoded by the coding sequence ATGAAATTTTTTAAAGAATTTAGAAAACAGGAAGTTCTGGTACTTTTATACCGGATTTTTTTAGCATACTTTTTTTATCAGATTGCAAGATTTTTATTTTGGTACTTTAATAAAGAACTGATAAAAGTTGATTCTGTTTCAGATTATTTCGGCCTGGCATTTCATGGGATTGCGTTTGATACAACGGCGATTTTATATGTGAATGCACTGTTTATTCTGTTAAGTTTGGTCCCGATTATCATCAATACCAAGAAAGTGTATCAAAAAGTACTTTTCTGGCTATATTTTATAACAAACGGAATTGCTTATGCGATGAATTTTGGTGATTTTGTTTACTTTAAATTCGCACAGACGAGATTAACGTCGGCTGCATTTCAGGTGGCGCAGCACGAATCCAATATTTTTAAAGTTTTTACGGCTTCGATCATTCAAAATCCTTTTATATTAATTTGGTTTATCGTTTTGATGTGGCTTTGGATTTTCCTTTACAAAAAAGTGAAAATTGAAGAACGTAAGCCTGTAAAATTGGTTCCTTACTTTATTTTATCCGTTGTTACGCTTTGTTTAACGGCTGTTTTGTGCGTTGGCGGAATCCGTGGAGACTTCAAACACAGTACAAGACCAATCAATTTGGTGGATGCGAACCGTTTTGTGAAAATTCCGTCACAGGGAAATCTTGTTTTGAACAGTACTTTTTCGTTTTTTAGAACATTAAATACGAATAGTTTTAAGGAAGTTCATTTTGTAGATGAAAAATTTATTGATGAAAATATTCAGCCGTATAAAATGTATGACAGAAAGGTTGCAAACAAACCTAATATCGTCATTTTTATTGTTGAATCTTTCAGTAGAGAATATTCCGGAGCTTTTAATCAAAATACAAAAATAAAAGATTACGTTTCTTACACGCCGTTTATCGATAGTTTGGCGAGTCAAAGTTTGATTTTTCCTAATACTTTTGCGAACGGAAGACAGTCTATTCACGGAATGAGCAGTGTTTTGGCAGGAATTCCGAGTTTGACGGATGCTTTTACGAGTTCGCCATATTCAAATCAAAAAATACAGTCGATTGTTTCAATTTGTAATGATCTGGGTTACGATACTTCTTTCTATCACGGGGCTCCGAATGGTTCAATGGGTTTTTTAGGCTTTGGAAATATTCTTGGGTTTAAACATTATTTTGGAAAAACAGAATACAATCATGATGAAGATTTCGACGGAATGTGGGCAATTTGGGATGAACCATTTTTGCAGTATTTTGCTAAAAATGTAGGAAAAACACAACCTTTTATGGCAACTGTTTTTACTGCTTCTTCTCATCACCCTTTCAAAATTCCTGAAAAGTATAACGGGAAATTTAAAAAAGGAACGAATCAGATGCATGAGCCTATGCAGTACACTGATTATTCAATTAAAAAATATTTTGAGACTGCTAAAAAACAACCTTGGTATAACAATACTATTTTTGTTTTCACGGGAGATCATACCAACGAAATTTATTATCCGGAATATCAAAAAGCAATGAATCGTTTCGCTGTTCCTATTATTTTGTATTCTCCAAATCCTGAATACAATTTAAAAGGTGTAAATCCTGAAGAAGCGCAACAGATTGATATTTATCCAACTTTAGCTGATCTTATCGGTTATAATAAAAGAATTAGAAGTTGGGGAAGAAGTTTGGTGAGTGATAAAAAATATCCTGCAATCATTGCGAATTCAGACGGAGGGGTAGAGCAGTTCATTATTGGGAATTATATTTACCGTTTTGATGGTAAAAACGTAGTTGGAATCTTTGATAAATTAGATTTAGGCTTAGAAAAAAATCTTATGGATCAATTAAAAAGTAATCCGGAAGTACAAAAAGGGCAGGAGATCGCCAAAGCTTGGTATCAGGATTATATGGATAAGGTGATTAACAGAAAACTGTATTAG
- a CDS encoding CDP-alcohol phosphatidyltransferase family protein, which yields MNFIKNNLANALTLANLFAGCVGAIHLILGDYQTTAICLILSSIFDFFDGFVSRALKSNSNLGLQLDSLADMVSFGVIPGLTMYKALQPFGTELLGLHLPFEIKYFGLLVTVFSCLRLAIFNLDEEQRYYFKGLNTPTNTVLLFGLYYAFKETNYFSFLFENELLLILLTILTSWLLISPIKMMAMKFKSKKIQDNYAKIVLIVGGIAILAIFQIVGIPMLVIYYILVSLVFQKQLN from the coding sequence ATGAATTTCATTAAAAATAATCTTGCCAATGCACTAACGCTGGCTAATCTATTTGCCGGTTGCGTGGGTGCCATTCATCTTATTTTAGGTGATTATCAGACGACTGCGATCTGCTTGATTCTTTCTTCAATATTCGATTTTTTTGACGGATTTGTTTCCAGAGCTTTAAAATCAAACTCAAATTTGGGACTTCAACTGGATTCTCTTGCCGATATGGTGAGCTTTGGGGTGATTCCCGGGTTAACGATGTATAAAGCATTACAGCCTTTCGGAACCGAATTATTAGGGCTTCATCTTCCTTTTGAGATCAAATATTTCGGATTACTTGTTACGGTTTTCTCTTGTCTAAGACTGGCAATTTTCAATCTTGATGAAGAACAGCGATATTATTTTAAAGGATTAAATACACCAACCAATACCGTTTTACTTTTTGGTCTGTATTATGCATTTAAAGAAACCAATTATTTCAGTTTCCTTTTCGAAAATGAATTATTATTGATTCTCTTAACCATCCTTACTTCATGGCTGCTGATCAGTCCGATAAAAATGATGGCGATGAAATTCAAATCAAAAAAGATTCAGGACAATTATGCTAAAATCGTATTAATCGTTGGCGGAATTGCCATTTTAGCGATATTTCAGATCGTCGGGATTCCGATGCTTGTAATTTATTATATCTTAGTATCATTAGTATTTCAAAAACAACTTAATTAG
- a CDS encoding 3'-5' exonuclease — translation MNLKLHKPLCIFDLETTGTNIAKDRIVEICILKVNPDASRESKTWKVNPEMPIPVESSQIHGIYDEDVKDAPTFKEIASKIMEMISGADLGGFNSNRFDVPLLAEELLRAELDFDLSKFKLVDAQTIFHKKEPRNLGAAYQFYCGKTLENAHSAEADVMATFEVLDAQIGKYDDIPNEIAPLSEFTFHNKNADLAGFIGLNDKMEPVFNFGKYKGQGVKAVFQKDLGYFGWLQNADFPLYTKKVFTKIQLSGKF, via the coding sequence ATGAATTTAAAACTGCATAAACCTCTTTGTATTTTTGACCTTGAAACAACAGGAACCAACATCGCTAAAGACAGAATCGTTGAAATCTGTATTTTAAAAGTAAATCCTGATGCATCAAGAGAAAGCAAAACGTGGAAAGTAAATCCTGAAATGCCGATTCCTGTAGAATCCAGCCAGATTCACGGAATTTATGATGAAGATGTAAAAGATGCCCCAACCTTTAAAGAAATAGCCTCAAAAATAATGGAAATGATTTCAGGAGCGGATCTGGGAGGATTTAATTCTAACAGATTTGATGTTCCGTTATTGGCAGAAGAACTTTTGAGAGCAGAACTTGATTTTGATTTAAGTAAATTCAAACTTGTTGATGCACAAACTATTTTCCATAAAAAAGAACCCAGAAATTTAGGCGCAGCTTATCAATTCTATTGTGGAAAAACTCTTGAAAACGCTCACTCGGCTGAAGCTGACGTAATGGCAACTTTCGAAGTCTTGGACGCTCAGATTGGAAAATATGATGATATTCCGAATGAAATTGCTCCTTTGAGTGAATTTACGTTCCATAATAAGAATGCAGATCTTGCGGGTTTCATCGGTCTCAATGATAAAATGGAACCAGTTTTCAATTTCGGAAAATATAAAGGTCAGGGCGTAAAAGCTGTTTTCCAAAAAGATCTTGGATATTTCGGATGGCTTCAAAACGCTGATTTCCCGCTTTACACGAAGAAGGTTTTCACTAAAATACAATTGTCAGGTAAATTCTAA
- a CDS encoding putative signal transducing protein → MSELVKFKFYETALEANRDKQILAENEINSFIANEQLIQSDWLLSQAVGGIQLQVFEEDLEKANQILSDYKENEKVSLEVEHTIEDPKFDFVCPKCGSNHIYRDDSATSFFGVSLLTSHKFICYYCENEFTH, encoded by the coding sequence ATGTCGGAATTAGTTAAGTTTAAATTTTACGAAACTGCTCTTGAGGCCAATAGAGACAAACAGATATTGGCTGAAAATGAGATCAACAGTTTCATCGCAAACGAACAGCTTATTCAATCCGATTGGCTGCTTTCGCAGGCCGTTGGAGGAATTCAGTTGCAGGTTTTTGAAGAAGACTTGGAGAAAGCTAATCAAATTCTGAGTGATTATAAAGAAAATGAAAAGGTTTCGCTGGAAGTAGAACATACGATTGAAGATCCTAAGTTTGATTTTGTGTGCCCGAAATGTGGTTCCAATCATATCTACAGAGATGACAGCGCAACGAGCTTTTTTGGAGTTTCGCTTTTAACGAGCCATAAATTCATTTGTTATTATTGTGAGAATGAGTTTACGCATTAG
- a CDS encoding fumarylacetoacetate hydrolase family protein → MKIICIGRNYSEHAKELGNEIPEKPVIFMKPDTAVLKGNDFYIPEFSNDVHYELEVVVKISKGGKYIQKEIAHKHYEEIGLGIDFTARDLQSELKSKGLPWELAKGFDGSAVVGNFFKKENYNLESLQFSLLKNKEKVQDGNTKDMIFSVDDIIAFTSQYFTLRVGDLIFTGTPKGVGKVDENDILEAYLEDEKILDIRIL, encoded by the coding sequence ATGAAAATTATCTGCATCGGAAGAAATTACAGTGAACACGCAAAAGAATTAGGAAACGAAATCCCTGAAAAACCGGTTATTTTCATGAAGCCTGATACGGCAGTTTTGAAAGGAAATGATTTTTACATTCCCGAGTTTTCAAATGATGTACATTATGAGTTGGAAGTTGTCGTAAAGATTTCAAAAGGCGGAAAATACATCCAGAAAGAGATAGCTCACAAACATTATGAAGAAATCGGGTTGGGAATTGATTTTACGGCAAGAGATCTTCAAAGCGAATTAAAGTCTAAAGGGCTTCCTTGGGAGCTTGCAAAAGGCTTTGACGGCTCGGCAGTGGTTGGAAATTTCTTTAAAAAAGAGAATTATAATCTTGAAAGTCTTCAATTTTCATTATTAAAAAATAAAGAAAAAGTTCAGGACGGAAATACAAAAGATATGATCTTTTCAGTTGATGATATTATTGCATTTACTTCCCAATATTTCACTTTAAGAGTTGGCGACCTTATTTTCACGGGTACTCCAAAAGGCGTTGGGAAAGTGGATGAAAATGATATTCTGGAAGCTTATCTTGAAGATGAAAAAATTCTGGACATACGAATATTATAA
- a CDS encoding universal stress protein gives MINIVLPVDFGDKTDQLVDGAVKFAKEINGKIFLIHVAPSDIGFAIGDMGFQYFPEVEANEIREELVQLNKIEQRIVAQNIDCEHLLKQGIAKDIILEYSKDKNANYIVMGSHGRSGIYDVFVGSLTKGLTKDSHIPVLVLPIHETN, from the coding sequence ATGATAAATATTGTACTGCCCGTAGATTTTGGGGATAAAACAGATCAGCTTGTAGACGGAGCTGTAAAATTCGCAAAAGAAATCAACGGTAAAATTTTTCTAATTCATGTTGCACCTTCAGATATTGGTTTTGCCATTGGAGATATGGGATTCCAGTATTTCCCTGAAGTAGAGGCAAATGAAATAAGAGAAGAGTTGGTTCAGCTGAATAAGATCGAGCAAAGAATTGTTGCTCAAAATATCGACTGCGAGCATCTTTTAAAACAAGGTATCGCGAAAGATATTATTTTGGAATATTCTAAAGACAAAAATGCAAATTACATCGTAATGGGATCTCACGGAAGAAGCGGAATTTATGATGTGTTTGTGGGAAGTTTAACCAAAGGATTGACGAAAGATTCTCATATTCCAGTTTTGGTACTTCCGATCCACGAAACAAATTAA
- a CDS encoding DUF6341 family protein, whose translation MTSFFLFLSKVFKWSFGFFDTFGNVLNWILFTVCCVLFTYWCYVLVATLGGDKDKDYYSPTEGKNPYYDPTIYKKEG comes from the coding sequence ATGACGTCTTTCTTTCTATTCTTAAGCAAAGTTTTCAAATGGTCTTTCGGCTTTTTTGACACTTTCGGAAATGTTTTAAACTGGATCTTATTTACTGTTTGCTGCGTACTGTTCACGTATTGGTGCTATGTATTAGTGGCGACACTAGGTGGTGACAAAGATAAAGACTACTATTCTCCAACTGAGGGTAAAAACCCTTATTATGATCCTACGATCTACAAAAAAGAAGGTTAA
- a CDS encoding DUF6427 family protein, whose translation MFKLLSKESNIFSIPVYIGFLLLIVIVFNILNFNTNEAIIAGITFLGIALAYFCFHSIALNYQTHLPLFLYTFFIFGLYPGNLDIGITVALLTNSFLLLLLTSTDEDTRKKSYVLVGSIVALNFIFLPTTWPMAVFVIIHVVATSQRIILNLFRFILGVILIAFSYFSIMFLFGFTSWNIDYFPFGKMKMVTDYTELFPLIPIALMLIYAVYDHFQNYNKKSPISRYKYTFLLVFSLAQLVTIILYMNKSYEYLLLLAFPSSIILSRMLKFLPKYWMQEVSVWLILISLVTFKAGTYFDLF comes from the coding sequence ATGTTTAAATTACTTTCAAAAGAAAGCAATATTTTTTCAATTCCTGTGTATATTGGTTTTCTTCTTTTAATAGTAATAGTATTTAACATCCTGAATTTCAATACAAACGAAGCAATTATAGCCGGAATAACTTTTCTGGGAATTGCTTTGGCATATTTCTGTTTTCACAGCATTGCGCTTAATTATCAGACGCATCTGCCATTATTCTTATATACATTTTTTATTTTCGGTCTTTATCCCGGTAATTTAGATATCGGAATTACTGTTGCGCTTCTTACCAATTCGTTCCTTCTTTTACTTTTAACAAGTACGGATGAAGACACGAGAAAAAAATCTTATGTATTGGTAGGCTCCATTGTCGCATTAAACTTTATTTTCCTGCCGACAACATGGCCAATGGCTGTTTTTGTGATTATTCACGTAGTCGCTACCTCGCAGAGAATTATATTAAATCTTTTCAGGTTTATTTTAGGAGTGATTTTAATAGCCTTCAGTTATTTTTCCATTATGTTTTTATTCGGGTTTACGTCTTGGAATATTGATTATTTCCCATTTGGAAAGATGAAAATGGTAACAGATTATACAGAACTGTTTCCTTTAATTCCGATCGCTTTAATGCTGATATATGCAGTATATGACCATTTTCAAAACTACAATAAAAAGAGTCCGATAAGCAGATATAAATATACTTTTCTACTTGTATTTTCTTTGGCTCAGCTGGTTACTATTATTCTTTATATGAATAAAAGTTATGAATATTTATTACTTCTGGCGTTTCCATCGAGTATTATTTTGAGCAGGATGCTGAAGTTTTTACCTAAATATTGGATGCAGGAAGTAAGCGTTTGGCTTATCCTTATTAGTTTAGTTACCTTTAAAGCAGGTACTTATTTTGATTTATTTTAA
- a CDS encoding DUF3109 family protein, producing the protein MIQIDEKLISEDIFSEEFVCNLSKCKGACCVEGDVGAPLDKDELEILDSIFDKIKPYLTPEGVKALEEQGTWTTDPADGMYVTPMVEDRECAYVTYDIRGITKCGIEKAYEDGAIDWQKPISCHLYPIRVTEYSAFTALNYHEWNVCSDACTLGKELQVPVYKFLKTPLIRKYGEEFYDVLSEAADEWKKEYGN; encoded by the coding sequence ATGATTCAGATAGACGAAAAATTGATTTCCGAGGATATATTTTCCGAAGAATTTGTTTGCAACCTTAGCAAATGCAAGGGTGCATGTTGTGTGGAAGGAGATGTAGGAGCTCCGTTAGATAAAGATGAACTGGAAATTTTAGATTCAATTTTTGATAAAATAAAGCCCTACCTTACTCCTGAGGGCGTCAAAGCTCTTGAAGAGCAAGGAACATGGACGACTGACCCCGCAGACGGAATGTACGTAACGCCCATGGTTGAAGACCGTGAGTGTGCCTATGTAACCTATGATATAAGAGGTATTACAAAATGTGGAATTGAAAAAGCCTACGAAGATGGCGCTATAGATTGGCAGAAACCTATCTCATGTCATCTCTACCCTATTCGTGTTACAGAATATTCTGCGTTTACCGCTTTGAATTATCACGAATGGAACGTTTGCAGCGATGCCTGTACACTAGGAAAAGAGCTTCAGGTTCCAGTTTATAAATTCCTTAAAACTCCTTTAATAAGAAAGTATGGAGAAGAATTCTACGATGTTCTGAGCGAAGCCGCAGACGAATGGAAAAAAGAATACGGAAACTAA